From a single Anomaloglossus baeobatrachus isolate aAnoBae1 chromosome 8, aAnoBae1.hap1, whole genome shotgun sequence genomic region:
- the LOC142249881 gene encoding urotensin-2 receptor-like: MDRRMDAQDEANMSMESPGSAEEVLVTSTLTVVLAVMFLLGMAGNIYVLVITILSQRPVGSMCVHVVNLALADLLYLSTIPFVVSTYLARDWYFGDIGCRLLLSMDLFTMHASIYTLTAMSLERYQVIVQPLKARISQCCRKMTSLTIWLISFFLTLPMMCMMQLQDSQYGSGKQICFPTWTPESFRHYLTVLFFTSILGPGLIILCLYSCLVRAYRISGQELRRSSRKLNQCVMFRIFAIISVYWACFVPFWAWQLAKSYHYEVLGLATSSQIYVNFGVTCLTYANSCVNPLLYTLLTRNYREYITKRGREASAEGKKRTLES, translated from the coding sequence ATGGATAGGAGAATGGATGCACAAGACGAAGCCAACATGTCTATGGAATCTCCAGGCTCCGCTGAAGAGGTCCTGGTCACATCCACGTTGACTGTGGTACTTGCTGTCATGTTTCTCCTGGGGATGGCTGGAAACATATACGTATTGGTGATTACTATATTATCACAGAGACCCGTAGGCTCTATGTGTGTCCACGTGGTGAACCTTGCTTTGGCGGATCTTTTGTATCTGTCAACCATTCCTTTTGTGGTGAGCACATACCTGGCCAGGGACTGGTACTTTGGAGACATTGGTTGCAGACTTCTTCTAAGTATGGACTTGTTCACCATGCATGCCAGCATCTACACTCTCACTGCAATGAGCTTGGAGAGATATCAGGTGATTGTCCAACCTTTAAAGGCCCGCATATCCCAGTGCTGTCGAAAGATGACCAGCTTGACAATCTGGCTTATATCATTTTTCCTAACATTGCCTATGATGTGCATGATGCAGCTACAGGACAGCCAGTATGGCTCAGGCAAGCAAATTTGCTTTCCTACATGGACACCTGAGTCATTCCGGCATTACCTAACAGTCCTTTTCTTTACAAGCATCCTCGGCCCTGGCCTGATCATACTATGTCTCTATAGCTGCCTTGTGAGGGCATACCGAATCTCAGGACAAGAACTTCGACGGTCAAGCCGGAAACTCAACCAGTGTGTTATGTTCCGCATATTTGCAATCATCAGTGTATACTGGGCTTGTTTCGTTCCTTTCTGGGCTTGGCAGCTGGCAAAATCTTATCACTATGAGGTTTTAGGACTGGCAACATCCTCTCAGATTTACGTAAACTTTGGAGTTACCTGCTTAACCTACGCTAATAGTTGCGTGAATCCACTCCTGTATACATTATTGACTCGTAACTACAGAGAGTATATAACCAAACGTGGGCGTGAGGCCAGTGCTGAGGGGAAGAAGAGGACCCTGGAGAGTTAA